One segment of Channa argus isolate prfri chromosome 17, Channa argus male v1.0, whole genome shotgun sequence DNA contains the following:
- the adgrg6 gene encoding adhesion G-protein coupled receptor G6 isoform X5, which produces MESHTDVGQAGSRWRLRHVVPVVLLWMTLHQHVLGCSSTNCNLVLTEAQGEITSPCYPQKYPNSQACSWTMQAPAGFIIQLSFLDFDLEEAPGCIYDRVLVNTGSSDVKFCGLTANGLTLNSTGSVMELSFTSDFSVQKRGFNVSFQHVAVALRNQKVRVSDDNGRFTQVSNTVSIPTLSQLTICFEVQGNSAKQEDEWIFTYHDSSNKVLLSLGASGNRMKMIINGQNCALQPDLSSDFLTPQMKLVCLAWSSQTGRVVVYLNGRYSPSTCYPSAGQSVPGGGTFRLGGQRSFDGYIYNLRLWDKVLSEDELKKLNCDAKGNILDWDQSNWTILQPLAQTDTTLSCTCFPNCIHLTAAEPTSGVPMTSSTTTKSECDPSLLGCPVASSPSTPSTDSTNTISATNANSNAPSTIPTTSTNTTSSSSSDQQPASITATASSAPTNIPATNPTEHVYLYYQASFVVVAESSALNSSDIEDAVYYWLKKSFSNSIENIYVNHFRKCSLQSGGDSGSYKCKVLLEKLHTTNKSLDEAAVSKELSNKVGDVAHGLKIQPGSITVRLMVETCPEETSGGYTWPETRFFETRDLPCLYNKDQRAYRNCSSFDLQSLSLSWSVVDVSKCIDISNISHENAEKLVGITNRSLSVDEVSKAVKAVENLVNVPKINSTLASTVINIISNVMTSFKPQQTNDSEIALKSVETLTQKIEFEGPSVNITSKNLILSIRALNTTSFNGMSFSAFRPPNSADVQIDFDSQDNPLAQVTLPASLLSNRSLSEALSRINFMFFNSTTFFLQKQDGRSLNSYVVASSVGNLSIKNLKDPVRIEFAHLSEQFSLNPACVFWDFKMNNESGGWNSEGCNVLSSTSNRTVCLCDHLTHFGILMDVSQSSYSLDSKNNEILTFISYIGCGLSAICTAATLLTYITFEKLRRDYPSKILMNLSASLLFLNMVFLLDGWLASLDINELCQTVAIFLHYFLLTSFTWMGLESVHMYIALVKVFNTYVRRYILKFCIVGWGVPAVVVLIVVSWNPNNYGQQNVTRSDENASKFCFIQNQTVKYITCAGYFCIVFLLNVAMFIVVMMQICRRSGKRSNRKAREEVLRNLRSAISLTFLLGMTWGFALLSWGPFHTTFSYLFTIFNSLQGLFIFIFHCALKENVQKQWRRYLCCSQFKPSDNSDWSKTATNNTKKVSSDNLGKSLSSSSFASSTATWTSKAKVTLNPFSRRHVNTDKPNPTSPKCVSSSCSSSEVEPNSSSSSSSILPVSQMIDKVKGYCSTRTDNFYKNIIMSDGYTLSTRF; this is translated from the exons TTCTGGGCTGCAGCTCCACAAACTGTAACCTGGTGCTGACGGAGGCCCAGGGGGAAATCACATCGCCCTGCTACCCCCAGAAATACCCCAATTCGCAGGCCTGTAGTTGGACCATGCAGGCCCCCGCCGGCTTCATCATCCAGCTCTCCTTTCTGGACTTTGACCTGGAGGAGGCTCCGGGCTGCATCTATGACCGGGTCCTGGTGAACACAGGCAGCAGCGACGTGAAGTTCTGTGGTCTGACTGCAAACGGGCTGACGCTGAACTCGACCGGGAGCGTGATGGAGCTGTCCTTTACCTCCGACTTCAGCGTGCAGAAGAGGGGGTTCAATGTTAGCTTCCAGCACG TTGCCGTGGCCCTGAGGAACCAGAAGGTCAGAGTATCTGATGATAACGGCAGATTCACCCAGGTCTCCAACACCGTGTCCATACCGACACTCAGTCAGCTGACAATATGCTTTGAGGTCCAGGGAAACAGTGCCAAACAG GAGGATGAGTGGATCTTCACCTACCATGACAGCAGCAACAAGGTGTTGCTGAGTTTGGGCGCCAGTGGAAACCGCATGAAAATGATCATCAACGGACAGAACTGCGCCCTCCAGCCTGACCTTTCATCTGACTTCCTCACCCCCCAAATGAAGCTTGTCTGTCTGGCCTGGTCGTCACAAACTGGCAGGGTGGTGGTTTATTTGAATGGGAGGTACAGTCCCAGTACCTGCTACCCCTCTGCTGGGCAATCTGTGCCGGGAGGTGGAACGTTCCGATTAGGAG GGCAGCGGAGCTTTGACGGCTACATCTACAACCTCCGGCTGTGGGATAAGGTCCTGTCGGAGGATGAgcttaaaaaactaaactgtgaTGCGAAGGGGAACATCTTAGACTGGGACCAAAGCAACTGGACCATCCTGCAACCTCTGGCCCAGACCGACACCACGCTCAGCTGCA CCTGCTTCCCTAACTGCATTCATTTAACTGCTGCTGAGCCAACGAGTG GTGTCCCTATGACCAGCAGCACAACCACCAAATCCGAGTGTGATCCTTCTTTACTGGGCTGCCCAG TTGCTTCCTCCCCCAGCACCCCATCCACTGACTCCACTAACACCATCAGTGCTACTAATGCCAACAGCAACG CTCCATCCACCATCCCAACCACTAGCACCAACACaaccagctcctcctcctctg ACCAGCAGCCTGCAAGCATCACAGCTACTGCTTCATCTGCTCCCACTAACATCCCAGCTACTAACCCCACTGAGCACG TGTATCTCTACTACCAGGCTTCATTTGTGGTGGTTGCTGAAAGCTCTGCTCTGAACTCGAGTGACATTGAGGACGCTGTATATTACTGG ctgaaaaaaagtttttcaaacTCAATCGAGAACATCTACGTGAATCACTTCAG AAAGTGCAGTTTACAAAGTGGAGGTGATTCAGGAAG TTATAAATGTAAGGTCCTGCTGGAAAAGTTACACACCACTAACAAGAGTCTGGATGAAGCTGCTGTGTCTAAGGAGTTGTCCAACAAAGTGGGGGATGTTGCGCATGGACTGAAGATCCAGCCCGGCTCCATCACTGTCAGGCTCATGG TAGAAACCTGTCCAGAGGAGACTTCTGGTGGCTAcacctggcctgaaaccagatTCTTTGAAACACGGGACCTGCCTTGCTTATACAACAAGGACCAGAGAGCCTACAGGAACTG cAGTTCGTTTGATCTACAGAGTTTGTCATTGTCCTGGTCAGTAGTAGATGTCAGTAAATGCATTGACATCAGCAACATCAGTCATG AAAATGCTGAGAAGCTCGTCGGCATTACCAACCGCAGTCTGTCTGTTGATGAG GTGTCAAAAGCGGTGAAGGCAGTGGAGAATCTGGTGAATGTACCAAAGATCAACAGCACGTTGGCTTCCACCGTCATCAACATCATATCCAACGTCATGACCAGCTTTAAGCCGCAGCAGACTAATGACTCCGAAAT AGCTCTGAAGTCAGTGGAAACACTGACTCAGAAGATTGAGTTCGAGGGCCCATCTGTAAACATCACTTccaaaaatctgattttaagTATTCGAGCACTTAACACCACCTCCTTCAATGGGATGTCGTTCAGTGCCTTCAGACCTCCAAACTCCGCTGATGTGCAG ATTGACTTTGACTCACAGGACAACCCCTTAGCTCAAGTCACCCTCCCTGCCTCTCTGCTGTCCAATAGATCATTGAGTGAAGCTCTGTCCAGGATCAACTTCATGTTCTTCAACAGTACAACATTCTTCCTG caaaagcaggatgGTCGCTCTCTGAACAGCTACGTGGTGGCCAGCAGCGTGGGAAACTTGTCCATTAAGAATCTGAAGGACCCCGTGAGGATTGAGTTTGCTCATCTCTCGGAACAG TTCTCCTTAAATCCAGCGTGCGTGTTCTGGGACTTCAAAATGAATA ATGAGTCTGGGGGTTGGAACAGTGAAGGCTGCAACGTGCTCAGTTCCACCAGCAACAgaactgtctgtctgtgtgaccACCTGACACACTTTGGTATCCTGATG GACGTATCACAAAGTTCATATTCCTTGGATTCGAAGAACAATGAGATTCTGACCTTCATCTCCTACATTGGCTGCGGCCTGTCCGCCATCTGCACGGCTGCCACGCTGCTCACCTACATCACCTTCGA GAAACTACGACGTGACTACCCGTCTAAGATCCTGATGAACCTCAGTGCTTCGCTGTTGTTCCTCAACATGGTCTTCCTGTTGGACGGTTGGCTGGCCAGTCTGGACATTAATGAGCTTTGCCAGACTGTGGCCATCTTCCTGCACTATTTCCTGCTGACCTCCTTCACCTGGATGGGGTTGGAGTCTGTCCACATGTACATCGCTCTGGTCAAAGTCTTCAACACCTACGTGCGTCGATACATCCTCAAGTTTTGCATCGTCGGATGGG GTGTCCCTGCAGTGGTGGTGTTGATCGTTGTTTCATGGAATCCCAATAATTACGGGCAGCAAAACGTCACACGATCTGATGAAAATGCTTCAAAGTT cTGTTTCATTCAGAATCAAACCGTCAAGTACATCACCTGTGCAGGATATTTCTGTATAGTGTTTCTGCTGAATGTGGCCATGTTCATCGTAGTGATGATGCAGATCTGCAGGCGCAGTGGCAAACGCAGCAACCGCAAGGCGCGGGAGGAG GTCCTGAGAAACCTGCGGAGCGCCATCAGCCTTACCTTCCTCCTGGGGATGACGTGGGGCTTCGCTCTGCTGTCCTGGGGTCCCTTCCACACAACCTTCTCGTACCTTTTCACCATCTTTAACTCGCTGCAGG gtctGTTCATATTCATCTTCCACTGTGCTTTGAAAGAGAACGTCCAGAAGCAGTGGAGGAGATACCTCTGCTGCAGCCAGTTCAAGCCTTCTGACAACTCAG ACTGGAGTAAGACGGCCACCAACAACACAAAGAAGGTGAGCTCGGACAACCTGGGCAAGTCTCTGTCCTCCAGCTCCTTTGCCTCCAGCACTGCTACCTGGACGTCCAAGGCTAAAGTTACACTCAACCCTTTCTCCAGACGACACGTTAACACAG
- the adgrg6 gene encoding adhesion G-protein coupled receptor G6 isoform X15 gives MESHTDVGQAGSRWRLRHVVPVVLLWMTLHQHVLGCSSTNCNLVLTEAQGEITSPCYPQKYPNSQACSWTMQAPAGFIIQLSFLDFDLEEAPGCIYDRVLVNTGSSDVKFCGLTANGLTLNSTGSVMELSFTSDFSVQKRGFNVSFQHVAVALRNQKVRVSDDNGRFTQVSNTVSIPTLSQLTICFEVQGNSAKQEDEWIFTYHDSSNKVLLSLGASGNRMKMIINGQNCALQPDLSSDFLTPQMKLVCLAWSSQTGRVVVYLNGRYSPSTCYPSAGQSVPGGGTFRLGGQRSFDGYIYNLRLWDKVLSEDELKKLNCDAKGNILDWDQSNWTILQPLAQTDTTLSCSVPMTSSTTTKSECDPSLLGCPVYLYYQASFVVVAESSALNSSDIEDAVYYWLKKSFSNSIENIYVNHFRKCSLQSGGDSGSYKCKVLLEKLHTTNKSLDEAAVSKELSNKVGDVAHGLKIQPGSITVRLMVETCPEETSGGYTWPETRFFETRDLPCLYNKDQRAYRNCSSFDLQSLSLSWSVVDVSKCIDISNISHENAEKLVGITNRSLSVDEVSKAVKAVENLVNVPKINSTLASTVINIISNVMTSFKPQQTNDSEIALKSVETLTQKIEFEGPSVNITSKNLILSIRALNTTSFNGMSFSAFRPPNSADVQIDFDSQDNPLAQVTLPASLLSNRSLSEALSRINFMFFNSTTFFLQKQDGRSLNSYVVASSVGNLSIKNLKDPVRIEFAHLSEQVQFSLNPACVFWDFKMNNESGGWNSEGCNVLSSTSNRTVCLCDHLTHFGILMDVSQSSYSLDSKNNEILTFISYIGCGLSAICTAATLLTYITFEKLRRDYPSKILMNLSASLLFLNMVFLLDGWLASLDINELCQTVAIFLHYFLLTSFTWMGLESVHMYIALVKVFNTYVRRYILKFCIVGWGVPAVVVLIVVSWNPNNYGQQNVTRSDENASKFCFIQNQTVKYITCAGYFCIVFLLNVAMFIVVMMQICRRSGKRSNRKAREEVLRNLRSAISLTFLLGMTWGFALLSWGPFHTTFSYLFTIFNSLQGLFIFIFHCALKENVQKQWRRYLCCSQFKPSDNSDWSKTATNNTKKVSSDNLGKSLSSSSFASSTATWTSKAKVTLNPFSRRHVNTDKPNPTSPKCVSSSCSSSEVEPNSSSSSSSILPVSQMIDKVKGYCSTRTDNFYKNIIMSDGYTLSTRF, from the exons TTCTGGGCTGCAGCTCCACAAACTGTAACCTGGTGCTGACGGAGGCCCAGGGGGAAATCACATCGCCCTGCTACCCCCAGAAATACCCCAATTCGCAGGCCTGTAGTTGGACCATGCAGGCCCCCGCCGGCTTCATCATCCAGCTCTCCTTTCTGGACTTTGACCTGGAGGAGGCTCCGGGCTGCATCTATGACCGGGTCCTGGTGAACACAGGCAGCAGCGACGTGAAGTTCTGTGGTCTGACTGCAAACGGGCTGACGCTGAACTCGACCGGGAGCGTGATGGAGCTGTCCTTTACCTCCGACTTCAGCGTGCAGAAGAGGGGGTTCAATGTTAGCTTCCAGCACG TTGCCGTGGCCCTGAGGAACCAGAAGGTCAGAGTATCTGATGATAACGGCAGATTCACCCAGGTCTCCAACACCGTGTCCATACCGACACTCAGTCAGCTGACAATATGCTTTGAGGTCCAGGGAAACAGTGCCAAACAG GAGGATGAGTGGATCTTCACCTACCATGACAGCAGCAACAAGGTGTTGCTGAGTTTGGGCGCCAGTGGAAACCGCATGAAAATGATCATCAACGGACAGAACTGCGCCCTCCAGCCTGACCTTTCATCTGACTTCCTCACCCCCCAAATGAAGCTTGTCTGTCTGGCCTGGTCGTCACAAACTGGCAGGGTGGTGGTTTATTTGAATGGGAGGTACAGTCCCAGTACCTGCTACCCCTCTGCTGGGCAATCTGTGCCGGGAGGTGGAACGTTCCGATTAGGAG GGCAGCGGAGCTTTGACGGCTACATCTACAACCTCCGGCTGTGGGATAAGGTCCTGTCGGAGGATGAgcttaaaaaactaaactgtgaTGCGAAGGGGAACATCTTAGACTGGGACCAAAGCAACTGGACCATCCTGCAACCTCTGGCCCAGACCGACACCACGCTCAGCTGCA GTGTCCCTATGACCAGCAGCACAACCACCAAATCCGAGTGTGATCCTTCTTTACTGGGCTGCCCAG TGTATCTCTACTACCAGGCTTCATTTGTGGTGGTTGCTGAAAGCTCTGCTCTGAACTCGAGTGACATTGAGGACGCTGTATATTACTGG ctgaaaaaaagtttttcaaacTCAATCGAGAACATCTACGTGAATCACTTCAG AAAGTGCAGTTTACAAAGTGGAGGTGATTCAGGAAG TTATAAATGTAAGGTCCTGCTGGAAAAGTTACACACCACTAACAAGAGTCTGGATGAAGCTGCTGTGTCTAAGGAGTTGTCCAACAAAGTGGGGGATGTTGCGCATGGACTGAAGATCCAGCCCGGCTCCATCACTGTCAGGCTCATGG TAGAAACCTGTCCAGAGGAGACTTCTGGTGGCTAcacctggcctgaaaccagatTCTTTGAAACACGGGACCTGCCTTGCTTATACAACAAGGACCAGAGAGCCTACAGGAACTG cAGTTCGTTTGATCTACAGAGTTTGTCATTGTCCTGGTCAGTAGTAGATGTCAGTAAATGCATTGACATCAGCAACATCAGTCATG AAAATGCTGAGAAGCTCGTCGGCATTACCAACCGCAGTCTGTCTGTTGATGAG GTGTCAAAAGCGGTGAAGGCAGTGGAGAATCTGGTGAATGTACCAAAGATCAACAGCACGTTGGCTTCCACCGTCATCAACATCATATCCAACGTCATGACCAGCTTTAAGCCGCAGCAGACTAATGACTCCGAAAT AGCTCTGAAGTCAGTGGAAACACTGACTCAGAAGATTGAGTTCGAGGGCCCATCTGTAAACATCACTTccaaaaatctgattttaagTATTCGAGCACTTAACACCACCTCCTTCAATGGGATGTCGTTCAGTGCCTTCAGACCTCCAAACTCCGCTGATGTGCAG ATTGACTTTGACTCACAGGACAACCCCTTAGCTCAAGTCACCCTCCCTGCCTCTCTGCTGTCCAATAGATCATTGAGTGAAGCTCTGTCCAGGATCAACTTCATGTTCTTCAACAGTACAACATTCTTCCTG caaaagcaggatgGTCGCTCTCTGAACAGCTACGTGGTGGCCAGCAGCGTGGGAAACTTGTCCATTAAGAATCTGAAGGACCCCGTGAGGATTGAGTTTGCTCATCTCTCGGAACAGGTGCAG TTCTCCTTAAATCCAGCGTGCGTGTTCTGGGACTTCAAAATGAATA ATGAGTCTGGGGGTTGGAACAGTGAAGGCTGCAACGTGCTCAGTTCCACCAGCAACAgaactgtctgtctgtgtgaccACCTGACACACTTTGGTATCCTGATG GACGTATCACAAAGTTCATATTCCTTGGATTCGAAGAACAATGAGATTCTGACCTTCATCTCCTACATTGGCTGCGGCCTGTCCGCCATCTGCACGGCTGCCACGCTGCTCACCTACATCACCTTCGA GAAACTACGACGTGACTACCCGTCTAAGATCCTGATGAACCTCAGTGCTTCGCTGTTGTTCCTCAACATGGTCTTCCTGTTGGACGGTTGGCTGGCCAGTCTGGACATTAATGAGCTTTGCCAGACTGTGGCCATCTTCCTGCACTATTTCCTGCTGACCTCCTTCACCTGGATGGGGTTGGAGTCTGTCCACATGTACATCGCTCTGGTCAAAGTCTTCAACACCTACGTGCGTCGATACATCCTCAAGTTTTGCATCGTCGGATGGG GTGTCCCTGCAGTGGTGGTGTTGATCGTTGTTTCATGGAATCCCAATAATTACGGGCAGCAAAACGTCACACGATCTGATGAAAATGCTTCAAAGTT cTGTTTCATTCAGAATCAAACCGTCAAGTACATCACCTGTGCAGGATATTTCTGTATAGTGTTTCTGCTGAATGTGGCCATGTTCATCGTAGTGATGATGCAGATCTGCAGGCGCAGTGGCAAACGCAGCAACCGCAAGGCGCGGGAGGAG GTCCTGAGAAACCTGCGGAGCGCCATCAGCCTTACCTTCCTCCTGGGGATGACGTGGGGCTTCGCTCTGCTGTCCTGGGGTCCCTTCCACACAACCTTCTCGTACCTTTTCACCATCTTTAACTCGCTGCAGG gtctGTTCATATTCATCTTCCACTGTGCTTTGAAAGAGAACGTCCAGAAGCAGTGGAGGAGATACCTCTGCTGCAGCCAGTTCAAGCCTTCTGACAACTCAG ACTGGAGTAAGACGGCCACCAACAACACAAAGAAGGTGAGCTCGGACAACCTGGGCAAGTCTCTGTCCTCCAGCTCCTTTGCCTCCAGCACTGCTACCTGGACGTCCAAGGCTAAAGTTACACTCAACCCTTTCTCCAGACGACACGTTAACACAG
- the adgrg6 gene encoding adhesion G-protein coupled receptor G6 isoform X18 has protein sequence MESHTDVGQAGSRWRLRHVVPVVLLWMTLHQHVLGCSSTNCNLVLTEAQGEITSPCYPQKYPNSQACSWTMQAPAGFIIQLSFLDFDLEEAPGCIYDRVLVNTGSSDVKFCGLTANGLTLNSTGSVMELSFTSDFSVQKRGFNVSFQHVAVALRNQKVRVSDDNGRFTQVSNTVSIPTLSQLTICFEVQGNSAKQDEWIFTYHDSSNKVLLSLGASGNRMKMIINGQNCALQPDLSSDFLTPQMKLVCLAWSSQTGRVVVYLNGRYSPSTCYPSAGQSVPGGGTFRLGGQRSFDGYIYNLRLWDKVLSEDELKKLNCDAKGNILDWDQSNWTILQPLAQTDTTLSCTCFPNCIHLTAAEPTSGVPMTSSTTTKSECDPSLLGCPVASSPSTPSTDSTNTISATNANSNAPSTIPTTSTNTTSSSSSDQQPASITATASSAPTNIPATNPTEHVYLYYQASFVVVAESSALNSSDIEDAVYYWLKKSFSNSIENIYVNHFRKCSLQSGGDSGSYKCKVLLEKLHTTNKSLDEAAVSKELSNKVGDVAHGLKIQPGSITVRLMVETCPEETSGGYTWPETRFFETRDLPCLYNKDQRAYRNCSSFDLQSLSLSWSVVDVSKCIDISNISHENAEKLVGITNRSLSVDEVSKAVKAVENLVNVPKINSTLASTVINIISNVMTSFKPQQTNDSEIALKSVETLTQKIEFEGPSVNITSKNLILSIRALNTTSFNGMSFSAFRPPNSADVQIDFDSQDNPLAQVTLPASLLSNRSLSEALSRINFMFFNSTTFFLQKQDGRSLNSYVVASSVGNLSIKNLKDPVRIEFAHLSEQFSLNPACVFWDFKMNNESGGWNSEGCNVLSSTSNRTVCLCDHLTHFGILMDVSQSSYSLDSKNNEILTFISYIGCGLSAICTAATLLTYITFEKLRRDYPSKILMNLSASLLFLNMVFLLDGWLASLDINELCQTVAIFLHYFLLTSFTWMGLESVHMYIALVKVFNTYVRRYILKFCIVGWGVPAVVVLIVVSWNPNNYGQQNVTRSDENASKFCFIQNQTVKYITCAGYFCIVFLLNVAMFIVVMMQICRRSGKRSNRKAREEVLRNLRSAISLTFLLGMTWGFALLSWGPFHTTFSYLFTIFNSLQGLFIFIFHCALKENVQKQWRRYLCCSQFKPSDNSDWSKTATNNTKKVSSDNLGKSLSSSSFASSTATWTSKAKVTLNPFSRRHVNTDKPNPTSPKCVSSSCSSSEVEPNSSSSSSSILPVSQMIDKVKGYCSTRTDNFYKNIIMSDGYTLSTRF, from the exons TTCTGGGCTGCAGCTCCACAAACTGTAACCTGGTGCTGACGGAGGCCCAGGGGGAAATCACATCGCCCTGCTACCCCCAGAAATACCCCAATTCGCAGGCCTGTAGTTGGACCATGCAGGCCCCCGCCGGCTTCATCATCCAGCTCTCCTTTCTGGACTTTGACCTGGAGGAGGCTCCGGGCTGCATCTATGACCGGGTCCTGGTGAACACAGGCAGCAGCGACGTGAAGTTCTGTGGTCTGACTGCAAACGGGCTGACGCTGAACTCGACCGGGAGCGTGATGGAGCTGTCCTTTACCTCCGACTTCAGCGTGCAGAAGAGGGGGTTCAATGTTAGCTTCCAGCACG TTGCCGTGGCCCTGAGGAACCAGAAGGTCAGAGTATCTGATGATAACGGCAGATTCACCCAGGTCTCCAACACCGTGTCCATACCGACACTCAGTCAGCTGACAATATGCTTTGAGGTCCAGGGAAACAGTGCCAAACAG GATGAGTGGATCTTCACCTACCATGACAGCAGCAACAAGGTGTTGCTGAGTTTGGGCGCCAGTGGAAACCGCATGAAAATGATCATCAACGGACAGAACTGCGCCCTCCAGCCTGACCTTTCATCTGACTTCCTCACCCCCCAAATGAAGCTTGTCTGTCTGGCCTGGTCGTCACAAACTGGCAGGGTGGTGGTTTATTTGAATGGGAGGTACAGTCCCAGTACCTGCTACCCCTCTGCTGGGCAATCTGTGCCGGGAGGTGGAACGTTCCGATTAGGAG GGCAGCGGAGCTTTGACGGCTACATCTACAACCTCCGGCTGTGGGATAAGGTCCTGTCGGAGGATGAgcttaaaaaactaaactgtgaTGCGAAGGGGAACATCTTAGACTGGGACCAAAGCAACTGGACCATCCTGCAACCTCTGGCCCAGACCGACACCACGCTCAGCTGCA CCTGCTTCCCTAACTGCATTCATTTAACTGCTGCTGAGCCAACGAGTG GTGTCCCTATGACCAGCAGCACAACCACCAAATCCGAGTGTGATCCTTCTTTACTGGGCTGCCCAG TTGCTTCCTCCCCCAGCACCCCATCCACTGACTCCACTAACACCATCAGTGCTACTAATGCCAACAGCAACG CTCCATCCACCATCCCAACCACTAGCACCAACACaaccagctcctcctcctctg ACCAGCAGCCTGCAAGCATCACAGCTACTGCTTCATCTGCTCCCACTAACATCCCAGCTACTAACCCCACTGAGCACG TGTATCTCTACTACCAGGCTTCATTTGTGGTGGTTGCTGAAAGCTCTGCTCTGAACTCGAGTGACATTGAGGACGCTGTATATTACTGG ctgaaaaaaagtttttcaaacTCAATCGAGAACATCTACGTGAATCACTTCAG AAAGTGCAGTTTACAAAGTGGAGGTGATTCAGGAAG TTATAAATGTAAGGTCCTGCTGGAAAAGTTACACACCACTAACAAGAGTCTGGATGAAGCTGCTGTGTCTAAGGAGTTGTCCAACAAAGTGGGGGATGTTGCGCATGGACTGAAGATCCAGCCCGGCTCCATCACTGTCAGGCTCATGG TAGAAACCTGTCCAGAGGAGACTTCTGGTGGCTAcacctggcctgaaaccagatTCTTTGAAACACGGGACCTGCCTTGCTTATACAACAAGGACCAGAGAGCCTACAGGAACTG cAGTTCGTTTGATCTACAGAGTTTGTCATTGTCCTGGTCAGTAGTAGATGTCAGTAAATGCATTGACATCAGCAACATCAGTCATG AAAATGCTGAGAAGCTCGTCGGCATTACCAACCGCAGTCTGTCTGTTGATGAG GTGTCAAAAGCGGTGAAGGCAGTGGAGAATCTGGTGAATGTACCAAAGATCAACAGCACGTTGGCTTCCACCGTCATCAACATCATATCCAACGTCATGACCAGCTTTAAGCCGCAGCAGACTAATGACTCCGAAAT AGCTCTGAAGTCAGTGGAAACACTGACTCAGAAGATTGAGTTCGAGGGCCCATCTGTAAACATCACTTccaaaaatctgattttaagTATTCGAGCACTTAACACCACCTCCTTCAATGGGATGTCGTTCAGTGCCTTCAGACCTCCAAACTCCGCTGATGTGCAG ATTGACTTTGACTCACAGGACAACCCCTTAGCTCAAGTCACCCTCCCTGCCTCTCTGCTGTCCAATAGATCATTGAGTGAAGCTCTGTCCAGGATCAACTTCATGTTCTTCAACAGTACAACATTCTTCCTG caaaagcaggatgGTCGCTCTCTGAACAGCTACGTGGTGGCCAGCAGCGTGGGAAACTTGTCCATTAAGAATCTGAAGGACCCCGTGAGGATTGAGTTTGCTCATCTCTCGGAACAG TTCTCCTTAAATCCAGCGTGCGTGTTCTGGGACTTCAAAATGAATA ATGAGTCTGGGGGTTGGAACAGTGAAGGCTGCAACGTGCTCAGTTCCACCAGCAACAgaactgtctgtctgtgtgaccACCTGACACACTTTGGTATCCTGATG GACGTATCACAAAGTTCATATTCCTTGGATTCGAAGAACAATGAGATTCTGACCTTCATCTCCTACATTGGCTGCGGCCTGTCCGCCATCTGCACGGCTGCCACGCTGCTCACCTACATCACCTTCGA GAAACTACGACGTGACTACCCGTCTAAGATCCTGATGAACCTCAGTGCTTCGCTGTTGTTCCTCAACATGGTCTTCCTGTTGGACGGTTGGCTGGCCAGTCTGGACATTAATGAGCTTTGCCAGACTGTGGCCATCTTCCTGCACTATTTCCTGCTGACCTCCTTCACCTGGATGGGGTTGGAGTCTGTCCACATGTACATCGCTCTGGTCAAAGTCTTCAACACCTACGTGCGTCGATACATCCTCAAGTTTTGCATCGTCGGATGGG GTGTCCCTGCAGTGGTGGTGTTGATCGTTGTTTCATGGAATCCCAATAATTACGGGCAGCAAAACGTCACACGATCTGATGAAAATGCTTCAAAGTT cTGTTTCATTCAGAATCAAACCGTCAAGTACATCACCTGTGCAGGATATTTCTGTATAGTGTTTCTGCTGAATGTGGCCATGTTCATCGTAGTGATGATGCAGATCTGCAGGCGCAGTGGCAAACGCAGCAACCGCAAGGCGCGGGAGGAG GTCCTGAGAAACCTGCGGAGCGCCATCAGCCTTACCTTCCTCCTGGGGATGACGTGGGGCTTCGCTCTGCTGTCCTGGGGTCCCTTCCACACAACCTTCTCGTACCTTTTCACCATCTTTAACTCGCTGCAGG gtctGTTCATATTCATCTTCCACTGTGCTTTGAAAGAGAACGTCCAGAAGCAGTGGAGGAGATACCTCTGCTGCAGCCAGTTCAAGCCTTCTGACAACTCAG ACTGGAGTAAGACGGCCACCAACAACACAAAGAAGGTGAGCTCGGACAACCTGGGCAAGTCTCTGTCCTCCAGCTCCTTTGCCTCCAGCACTGCTACCTGGACGTCCAAGGCTAAAGTTACACTCAACCCTTTCTCCAGACGACACGTTAACACAG